From a region of the bacterium genome:
- a CDS encoding T9SS type A sorting domain-containing protein, which yields MANATLTAGLGKLAGKLNLETTKMTRILSVFNLLKRVGFAVLLLGAIQVAFTQQWSLIRGLPDRFHELKQLEETDTLFLLVDTGDLYLSGDFGRSWIPIARPQFTTISSIEISRVNGQVLLFVCGSQSPYMRFSTNLGQEWQALPDGLPEARNGRIEKDSFGRLWVYVRERIYFAEAGTLSFDSLDAPIEASTVRDVAVINGETLWIAATDSGAYRTTDLGQNWVQTFPAGVESIEGVEVNPQNELSAILTSNRGFVKTNYLGQWDRIEFPIEVGAWGGVTYVNQDSSDLVAIHGFPILNNIYRSSDGGESWQPDLCGAATVSAWRIQKLGQSSARFALLLTEAALVTNNNGETFQVTLEGSEIGRYWFSKHEPGLIYARSEEALYVSPDSGTFWISTPFLSGVSSLAEHPSRTAVYVACYNGAVFCWEWPSGQVDSLGSLNPSYLYSLTPSSADSNLLYIASDVETLFRSVDGGLSWVSIPNPAPPGQTLRFICSRDHSNIAFLYSEFNFENRTPNIWKTVDYGENWTHVYSPNIPGVGEWIREMWTSGEITADLSLRLSIDGPPQSWYHFSSDGGESFDSIQTSRDDSGYVFSSWGDSTLAVKSSRVLDSMFVVEDHGHDITFAGLFPQENVIGLISWTGHFGQVLRYDNVAVRAWYYRQRAATNVIEQLPEPTLVSSDFLVFPNPANSNARIRLIIPGRTASGTLDCFDLLGRRVFAIDEKTLANSNLYSMSLYDLASGVYFLRLSLLGSRPVTKKLVIQK from the coding sequence GTGGCAAACGCTACCTTGACAGCAGGTCTTGGGAAACTGGCGGGCAAACTAAACTTGGAGACCACGAAGATGACGCGAATTCTATCTGTATTCAATCTTTTGAAGCGGGTGGGGTTCGCGGTTTTGTTGTTGGGGGCGATCCAAGTTGCTTTTACCCAGCAGTGGTCTCTTATTCGTGGCTTACCGGACCGCTTTCATGAGCTTAAGCAATTGGAGGAAACAGATACCCTGTTTCTGCTTGTCGATACAGGTGACTTGTATTTGTCAGGTGACTTCGGGCGGAGCTGGATTCCAATTGCGCGACCTCAATTCACGACGATTTCTTCGATAGAGATTTCGCGAGTAAACGGCCAGGTGCTGCTTTTTGTTTGTGGTTCGCAATCGCCGTACATGAGATTTTCCACCAATCTTGGTCAGGAGTGGCAAGCTTTACCAGATGGATTACCGGAAGCTCGAAATGGGCGTATCGAAAAGGATAGTTTTGGTCGGCTCTGGGTGTATGTTCGAGAGCGCATTTACTTTGCCGAAGCAGGTACACTATCTTTTGACTCATTGGATGCACCTATTGAAGCAAGTACTGTACGTGACGTTGCCGTAATAAATGGGGAGACCCTTTGGATTGCGGCTACGGATTCGGGAGCATATCGAACCACGGATTTGGGTCAGAATTGGGTTCAGACTTTCCCAGCAGGGGTCGAGTCAATTGAAGGTGTCGAAGTCAACCCCCAGAACGAATTATCTGCTATCTTGACCTCCAATCGAGGTTTCGTGAAGACAAATTACTTGGGACAATGGGACCGAATTGAATTCCCAATAGAAGTCGGCGCATGGGGAGGCGTAACCTACGTGAATCAAGACTCTTCAGACTTGGTTGCAATACATGGTTTTCCCATATTGAATAACATATACCGTTCCTCAGATGGCGGGGAGAGTTGGCAACCGGACCTGTGCGGAGCAGCAACAGTCAGCGCATGGCGAATACAGAAACTGGGGCAAAGCTCGGCCAGATTTGCTCTTCTTTTGACAGAGGCCGCTTTAGTGACAAATAACAACGGCGAAACCTTTCAAGTGACCTTGGAGGGTAGTGAAATCGGTAGGTACTGGTTCTCAAAGCATGAGCCCGGCTTGATATATGCCCGTTCCGAGGAAGCACTCTATGTAAGCCCAGATTCAGGTACATTCTGGATATCAACACCTTTCTTGTCCGGTGTTTCATCTCTCGCAGAGCATCCCTCTCGAACGGCCGTATATGTAGCGTGCTATAACGGAGCAGTTTTTTGCTGGGAATGGCCCTCTGGACAAGTGGATAGTCTCGGAAGCCTGAATCCATCATACCTATATTCTTTGACACCGTCATCAGCCGACAGCAACCTTCTATACATAGCTTCCGATGTCGAAACACTATTCCGCTCTGTTGATGGAGGGCTGAGTTGGGTTTCCATCCCAAACCCAGCTCCGCCGGGACAGACACTTCGTTTCATATGTTCGCGCGATCATTCGAATATAGCATTCCTCTACAGCGAATTTAACTTTGAAAATCGAACCCCCAATATCTGGAAAACAGTAGATTATGGAGAGAACTGGACGCACGTTTACTCGCCTAATATTCCGGGCGTAGGAGAGTGGATTCGCGAAATGTGGACATCAGGGGAGATTACAGCAGACTTAAGTCTTAGGCTTTCTATCGATGGTCCGCCGCAATCATGGTACCACTTCTCGTCGGATGGCGGTGAGTCATTTGATTCAATCCAAACGAGCCGAGATGATTCCGGCTATGTTTTCAGTTCTTGGGGCGACTCGACTTTGGCGGTCAAAAGTAGCCGAGTCTTGGACAGCATGTTTGTTGTAGAGGATCATGGACACGATATCACGTTTGCGGGGCTCTTCCCACAGGAAAACGTGATCGGCCTCATTTCATGGACTGGTCACTTTGGGCAGGTATTGAGATATGACAATGTTGCTGTTAGAGCATGGTATTATAGGCAGAGGGCCGCAACAAACGTGATAGAACAGCTCCCCGAACCAACATTGGTATCAAGCGACTTTCTCGTATTTCCCAATCCGGCGAATTCAAATGCACGCATTAGGCTGATTATTCCCGGACGTACAGCATCAGGTACGCTTGATTGCTTTGATCTTCTTGGAAGACGGGTATTCGCAATAGACGAGAAAACCTTGGCAAACAGCAATCTATACTCAATGTCACTCTATGATCTTGCGTCAGGAGTGTATTTTTTAAGGCTTAGCCTATTGGGATCGAGACCAGTGACTAAGAAACTGGTCATTCAGAAGTAG
- a CDS encoding PKD domain-containing protein encodes MNRKRLHPATFILLSLVVIVLAFVGCEGDQGPAGPSGLNPDSPPIITAIVAAPDSVGTGESTVLFVSAYDPNGDPMTYQWTAASGTLSSPTAAVTNYTPPSGIGLYEISVTVTDNDGSVSGIVRVGVNTYVPSVTPSFLGDNANRCSHCHQAKVEGWESTHHAEAYASLVASGAENNPYCLQCHTTGWDDIVAFDGTVITPGVDNAGYDDFPNVNLRNVTCEACHGPMGPDFSSHEPDIELVVTGETCNRCHSQYEEYETSGHGQAIEVAGGIEEFNTEFNRSSCNFCHISEGFIKKWDPDWADRAVPAEGYQVSCATCHDVHSLDEENNPAYLRGLDAFPIVYAGPDHPDTLWIPDEEQGYLSFGKGQQCAQCHHARRNEANIIGQINNGSAHPGPHGSCQADMAIGRGSYEIAGYTYNRESVHQPDVEIGEASLENMCVTCHVHTIPGDTPGHDYHGHSFAPQVQACNQCHATPNDFDYRGRRTEIQNLMNQLLSMLPNDGTEPLFTATETTREQREAAYAWFFVNNEGSMGVHNYTYALSLLNNAIDYLTPGQPLLQEQRRMASRK; translated from the coding sequence ATGAATCGTAAGAGACTACACCCAGCAACGTTCATTCTCCTAAGCCTGGTGGTTATCGTGCTCGCATTTGTCGGCTGCGAAGGAGACCAGGGACCCGCAGGTCCCTCCGGACTTAATCCGGATTCACCGCCCATCATCACCGCAATTGTCGCCGCGCCCGATAGCGTCGGTACAGGCGAGAGCACGGTGCTCTTTGTCAGCGCCTACGACCCCAATGGCGACCCCATGACCTATCAGTGGACTGCGGCCTCCGGCACGCTCTCCAGCCCAACGGCGGCCGTAACGAACTACACTCCGCCCAGCGGCATCGGCCTCTATGAAATTTCCGTGACTGTCACTGACAACGATGGCAGCGTCAGCGGCATCGTTCGCGTCGGTGTCAACACCTACGTGCCCAGCGTGACCCCGAGCTTCCTCGGTGACAACGCCAATCGCTGCAGTCACTGCCATCAGGCTAAGGTCGAAGGGTGGGAATCCACGCACCATGCCGAGGCCTACGCTTCGCTCGTGGCTTCAGGTGCGGAAAACAATCCCTATTGCTTGCAATGCCACACCACCGGCTGGGACGACATCGTCGCGTTTGACGGCACCGTCATCACCCCCGGCGTGGACAACGCGGGCTACGATGACTTCCCGAATGTCAATCTCCGCAATGTCACATGTGAAGCCTGCCACGGCCCCATGGGTCCGGACTTCTCTTCGCACGAACCGGACATTGAGCTTGTCGTAACCGGTGAGACCTGCAACCGCTGCCACTCTCAATATGAAGAGTACGAAACTTCCGGCCACGGACAAGCCATCGAAGTTGCCGGCGGTATCGAAGAGTTCAACACGGAATTCAATCGCTCGTCTTGCAACTTCTGCCACATCTCCGAAGGTTTCATCAAGAAGTGGGATCCGGATTGGGCGGACCGTGCGGTTCCTGCTGAGGGCTATCAAGTCTCTTGCGCGACCTGCCACGATGTGCACTCACTCGACGAAGAGAACAACCCCGCATATCTGCGCGGCCTGGATGCCTTCCCCATCGTCTATGCCGGTCCCGATCATCCTGACACACTCTGGATTCCCGATGAAGAGCAGGGCTACCTGAGCTTTGGCAAAGGCCAGCAGTGTGCACAGTGCCACCACGCTCGCCGCAACGAAGCCAACATTATCGGTCAAATCAACAACGGCAGCGCACACCCCGGACCGCACGGCAGCTGCCAAGCCGACATGGCTATCGGTCGCGGCTCCTATGAAATTGCGGGCTACACCTATAATCGTGAATCCGTGCACCAGCCCGACGTGGAAATCGGCGAAGCCTCGCTCGAGAACATGTGCGTGACCTGTCACGTTCACACAATTCCGGGTGATACTCCGGGACACGATTATCATGGACACAGCTTCGCACCGCAGGTGCAGGCCTGCAACCAGTGCCACGCCACGCCCAACGATTTCGACTATCGTGGTCGCCGCACCGAAATTCAGAACCTGATGAATCAGCTTCTGAGCATGCTCCCGAACGACGGCACCGAGCCGCTCTTCACCGCGACGGAAACAACCCGCGAGCAGCGCGAAGCCGCGTACGCCTGGTTCTTCGTGAATAACGAAGGCTCGATGGGCGTGCACAACTACACTTATGCGCTTTCACTGCTGAACAATGCAATTGACTACCTGACTCCCGGTCAGCCCCTCTTGCAGGAACAGCGGAGAATGGCTTCCCGTAAGTAA
- a CDS encoding helix-turn-helix domain-containing protein — translation MNSKKDKKTAAKGDPMTTVGTRVVKTTRADGVMAPRVNSDSPQGLLTLSEAAEMLGRVHRTTIMRWVREDRLKCVRLSRKVILFERDEINRFVREHRAAGQ, via the coding sequence ATGAACTCCAAAAAAGACAAAAAAACTGCCGCGAAAGGAGACCCCATGACCACCGTAGGAACACGCGTTGTGAAGACAACCCGTGCGGACGGGGTAATGGCCCCAAGAGTGAACAGTGATTCACCACAAGGGCTCCTAACCCTCTCCGAAGCTGCAGAAATGCTCGGACGTGTTCATCGTACTACTATTATGCGATGGGTCCGGGAAGACCGTCTCAAATGCGTGCGTTTGTCACGCAAAGTGATTCTTTTCGAACGCGACGAAATCAATCGCTTCGTTCGTGAACATCGCGCTGCCGGTCAGTAG
- a CDS encoding NapC/NirT family cytochrome c → MNKFRWLANEFFAACWETIKLPFWLFGVGWRRLMAFGPRRIGLVLFASSIVVAFSLLFFVKVTSQPSFCKSCHVMEPYFEAWETSTHANVTCIECHIPPGFEGTVHSKFLAVSMVANYFTGVYKRSKPWAEIEDRSCLRSGCHDTRLLESTEDFRGVKFDHKPHIEELRRGKQLRCTSCHSNIVQGEHISVNESACFLCHFKPDTLGFPTDLATCTNCHNPPTGVMAADTSFDHTEMLARKADCSSCHASEVAGDGFVPRERCNSCHAELQHIERYNDVEFVHQKHVTDRKVECTACHIQIRHGKEAVAFASAERTCSQCHGKPDDAIERVWRGDLPGIPLSPSSMAKAGMECESCHVGDIHSSDGNHPDPVCTPCHDAGYDKLWTRWDEPIYRRIKELESRAASLDTALRDTMRLALDMYRRGNPLHNPEMIELLSARIVGTEVAGAQSCNSCHPAAGDAVVMHGGNTFDHRKHATVGKCETCHSVAAESHGKLLMSKNDCNSCHHQPLVDSKAKCESCHTTQLNVFNGNVPQFAGAAPSFKADLEFACTDCHEATGNKVSRDVAPLCIGCHDNAFGDTLTQWQTDARNMTKAIHNALANFKPGSEKHRQYQQLADLLQKDGSASAHNPQLFKRWFEAIGAAQ, encoded by the coding sequence ATGAACAAATTCAGATGGCTCGCTAACGAGTTTTTCGCAGCCTGTTGGGAGACTATTAAACTCCCGTTCTGGCTGTTTGGGGTGGGTTGGAGGCGCTTGATGGCATTTGGCCCCCGTCGTATCGGGCTGGTGCTCTTTGCCTCTTCCATCGTCGTGGCATTTTCGCTGCTGTTCTTTGTCAAAGTGACGTCGCAGCCCTCCTTTTGCAAGTCCTGTCATGTCATGGAACCCTATTTCGAAGCGTGGGAAACCTCCACTCATGCCAATGTGACCTGCATCGAGTGTCACATTCCTCCCGGCTTCGAAGGAACGGTGCATTCGAAATTTCTGGCCGTCTCCATGGTCGCCAATTACTTCACGGGCGTGTATAAGCGTTCTAAGCCGTGGGCTGAAATTGAAGACAGATCCTGTCTTCGTTCAGGCTGTCATGATACCCGCTTGCTCGAAAGCACTGAAGACTTCCGCGGCGTGAAATTCGATCACAAGCCGCACATCGAGGAACTCCGGCGCGGCAAACAGCTGCGCTGCACCTCATGCCACTCCAACATTGTTCAGGGTGAGCATATTTCCGTCAACGAGTCTGCCTGCTTCCTCTGTCACTTCAAACCGGACACCTTGGGATTCCCGACTGACTTGGCGACGTGCACCAACTGCCACAATCCGCCGACAGGAGTCATGGCAGCCGACACCAGCTTTGACCATACGGAAATGCTCGCGCGTAAAGCCGACTGCTCGAGTTGCCACGCGAGTGAGGTTGCAGGCGATGGATTCGTCCCGCGTGAACGCTGCAATTCCTGCCATGCCGAACTGCAGCACATCGAGCGCTACAACGACGTCGAGTTCGTGCATCAAAAGCACGTGACCGACCGCAAAGTCGAGTGTACCGCCTGCCATATTCAGATTCGGCATGGCAAGGAAGCTGTCGCATTCGCCAGCGCCGAGCGCACGTGCAGTCAGTGTCATGGCAAGCCGGATGATGCAATCGAGAGAGTGTGGCGTGGGGACCTGCCCGGAATTCCGCTCAGTCCGTCCTCAATGGCCAAGGCCGGCATGGAGTGTGAATCCTGTCACGTCGGCGATATTCATTCGTCGGATGGCAATCACCCCGACCCTGTCTGCACTCCGTGTCACGATGCCGGCTATGACAAATTGTGGACTCGCTGGGACGAACCGATTTACCGCCGCATCAAGGAACTGGAATCACGTGCCGCCTCGCTTGATACGGCTTTGCGCGATACGATGCGGCTGGCTCTCGATATGTACAGGCGCGGCAATCCATTGCACAATCCGGAGATGATTGAACTGCTCTCCGCGCGCATTGTTGGAACCGAAGTTGCTGGCGCGCAGTCTTGCAATTCCTGCCACCCGGCCGCCGGCGATGCCGTGGTGATGCACGGGGGCAACACCTTTGATCACCGTAAGCATGCCACCGTCGGGAAATGCGAAACCTGTCACTCCGTCGCAGCCGAGTCGCATGGAAAACTGCTGATGTCGAAAAATGACTGTAACAGTTGTCACCATCAGCCCCTCGTAGATAGTAAGGCTAAGTGTGAGTCCTGTCACACGACTCAACTCAACGTGTTCAATGGAAACGTGCCGCAATTCGCCGGTGCCGCGCCGTCCTTCAAGGCGGATTTGGAGTTCGCCTGCACCGATTGCCATGAAGCGACCGGTAACAAAGTCTCTCGCGATGTTGCTCCGCTATGCATCGGCTGTCACGACAATGCATTTGGCGATACCTTGACTCAGTGGCAGACGGACGCCCGTAATATGACAAAAGCTATCCATAACGCGCTCGCCAATTTCAAACCTGGCAGCGAGAAACATAGGCAATACCAACAATTGGCAGACCTGCTGCAAAAGGATGGCAGCGCTTCTGCCCATAACCCTCAACTGTTTAAGCGGTGGTTCGAAGCCATCGGAGCTGCCCAATGA
- a CDS encoding glycosyltransferase family 39 protein, which yields MNHRQWYIAALLVALSLRLYGLGDESLWLDEQHTLGLMKKGWSGITADATQGPLFLLLEKLFTSVTGLSESGLRAISVVFGVASVSALYRLALFLFTPAAALWAAWLMAVNPAMIHISQDARPYALMLFLASMCALYALRSVTRGNLSDRVAFVLCVAALVYTHAFGVFIFPMILALWWLHSRQGPMEYRKLIWPLVAILLLCLPQLLIFGERFLTKAGGGEVALWIEEPSVATLFAVPYHFFRFPLLAGLLALFFVIGVYRSVARQSVPVWSISVSTLFAIAFAFLPWLTSILLTPIFVFRYATPAALTCFLLLGFAVSESKPRHRIALAVALFLVSLFPLHSYYTKLDKEPWNRVADVLAEPGHCPDIILADRNYIAKCVKNYLPDELDSRIAASESGEPLHIKLQSVNTVVRVSAYNSESNSPAVAAELNANWRRTDSIVYPPESDVNPYAVSWVSPITLSWWTRSEESQP from the coding sequence TTGAATCATAGACAATGGTATATAGCTGCCTTGCTGGTCGCGCTTTCATTGCGGCTGTACGGGCTGGGTGACGAGAGCCTCTGGCTCGATGAACAGCACACATTGGGTTTGATGAAAAAAGGTTGGAGCGGCATTACTGCGGACGCGACGCAGGGGCCGCTCTTTCTATTGCTCGAAAAGCTGTTCACTTCGGTTACAGGTCTTTCCGAATCCGGCCTCCGTGCAATTTCGGTTGTCTTCGGAGTGGCCTCGGTAAGCGCGCTTTACCGGCTTGCATTGTTTCTGTTCACTCCCGCCGCTGCTTTGTGGGCTGCATGGCTGATGGCCGTCAACCCCGCGATGATACATATCAGTCAGGATGCGCGTCCATATGCGCTGATGCTCTTTCTCGCGTCAATGTGTGCGCTCTACGCTCTGCGTTCGGTAACTCGAGGCAATCTGTCTGACCGTGTTGCCTTTGTGCTTTGCGTCGCAGCCCTCGTTTACACTCACGCGTTCGGAGTGTTCATCTTCCCAATGATTCTTGCTCTCTGGTGGCTGCACTCGAGACAGGGACCGATGGAGTATCGCAAACTAATCTGGCCGCTGGTGGCAATTCTTCTGCTTTGCCTGCCGCAACTGTTGATATTCGGCGAACGGTTTCTCACCAAAGCCGGCGGAGGAGAGGTCGCGCTCTGGATTGAAGAACCGTCCGTTGCCACCCTGTTCGCCGTGCCATATCACTTCTTTCGCTTCCCGCTCCTTGCAGGGCTTCTCGCACTTTTCTTCGTAATTGGAGTCTATCGAAGTGTTGCTCGCCAAAGCGTTCCGGTTTGGAGCATCTCAGTCTCCACACTCTTCGCGATTGCCTTCGCCTTCCTGCCGTGGCTGACCTCTATTCTCTTGACGCCAATCTTCGTCTTTCGCTATGCGACTCCCGCCGCTCTGACATGCTTCTTGCTCCTTGGATTTGCCGTCTCGGAATCGAAGCCGCGGCACCGCATCGCGCTTGCTGTTGCGCTGTTTCTCGTCTCCCTGTTTCCTCTTCACAGCTATTACACTAAGCTCGACAAGGAGCCGTGGAATCGTGTCGCGGATGTGCTTGCCGAGCCCGGGCATTGTCCCGACATCATTCTTGCTGACCGCAATTACATCGCAAAGTGTGTGAAGAACTACCTCCCGGATGAATTGGACTCACGCATCGCCGCATCTGAATCCGGTGAACCCTTGCATATCAAACTGCAATCCGTGAATACAGTCGTTCGCGTTTCGGCCTACAATTCTGAGTCCAACTCGCCTGCCGTTGCCGCCGAACTGAATGCAAACTGGCGGAGGACGGATTCAATCGTCTATCCGCCCGAATCTGATGTCAATCCCTATGCGGTAAGCTGGGTTTCTCCGATTACTCTCTCATGGTGGACTCGCTCGGAGGAAAGTCAACCATGA
- a CDS encoding threonine aldolase family protein, whose amino-acid sequence MIDLRSDTITKPTAAMRQAMASAEVGDDQFGEDPTTNLLQERVAELFGKEAALFFPTSTMANQCAIRTLTRPGDEVIVTKDAHIVLYEAGGIPANSSVQLQQVGENGRFTVEEFIANIKGFDFDVNPPTTVVSVENTHNRSGGTIFPQPELRRICSTARERRIHSYCDGARIWNASVASGMPLAELADPFDLISACFSKGLGCPAGSILVGNSELIKRASRYRRMLGGAMRQSGILAAACLHALEYHMEQLHNDHANARKLAELLSESALIDLNPSNVQTNIIILDIKTPAPDAKTIVSKAERIGVRFFDFAPRTIRLVTHRDVTTSQCIEAAKLIRKAIES is encoded by the coding sequence ATGATAGACCTCCGCTCCGATACAATCACCAAACCGACAGCCGCCATGCGGCAGGCCATGGCCTCAGCTGAAGTCGGTGACGACCAGTTCGGCGAAGACCCGACCACAAACCTTCTGCAGGAACGTGTTGCTGAGCTATTCGGCAAGGAAGCCGCGCTGTTTTTTCCGACCAGCACGATGGCCAATCAATGTGCCATTCGAACTCTGACGCGTCCGGGCGATGAAGTCATTGTGACTAAGGATGCACACATCGTTCTGTATGAGGCGGGCGGAATCCCGGCTAACTCCTCGGTGCAGCTGCAGCAGGTCGGCGAAAACGGCAGATTTACTGTCGAAGAATTTATTGCGAACATCAAAGGCTTTGATTTCGACGTGAATCCGCCGACCACAGTCGTATCCGTTGAGAATACACACAACCGCTCAGGCGGAACTATTTTCCCGCAACCTGAACTCAGGCGAATCTGCAGTACTGCCAGGGAACGGCGGATTCACTCGTATTGCGACGGTGCGCGAATCTGGAATGCGTCAGTAGCTTCCGGCATGCCGCTGGCCGAGTTGGCGGATCCGTTTGATTTGATCTCTGCCTGTTTCTCCAAGGGACTGGGCTGTCCTGCCGGTTCGATTCTTGTGGGGAATTCTGAACTGATAAAGCGAGCATCGCGATATCGCCGGATGCTTGGAGGAGCCATGCGTCAATCGGGCATCCTTGCCGCTGCCTGTCTCCATGCGCTGGAGTATCACATGGAACAGTTGCACAACGACCATGCAAATGCGCGGAAACTCGCCGAATTGCTGTCCGAATCTGCGCTCATTGATCTCAATCCCTCCAATGTGCAGACGAATATCATCATTCTTGATATCAAGACTCCGGCACCCGACGCAAAGACCATAGTCTCAAAGGCGGAGCGGATCGGCGTGCGCTTCTTCGATTTCGCACCCCGTACCATCCGTCTCGTGACCCACCGCGATGTCACAACGTCTCAGTGCATCGAAGCCGCCAAACTGATTCGCAAGGCGATTGAATCATAG